From Shewanella psychrophila, a single genomic window includes:
- the ppc gene encoding phosphoenolpyruvate carboxylase codes for MTDMYASLRSNVGTLGQILGETIRTNLDDAFLDKIEQIRQLAKSSRQGDEAARDEMLKLLTALPDDELVPFAKAFNQFLNLANIAEQFHTISRNCDELVCVPDPVEQLLGRVLSSNIDQEKMLDCLQNLDIDLVLTAHPTEISRRTLIQKYSSVIDSLAALENPRLTEREKKQQHLRLRQLIAQIWHTNEIRHERPTPVDEARWGLSTIEVSLWQAIPDFLRQLNEQVEERTGKQLPIDIAPVRFSSWMGGDRDGNPFVTAVVTQEVLDRNRHTAARLYLKDIVLLVNDLSMEEANNELSALTNNSHEPYRDVLRELRVKLRNTIDYLNERLEGHNPEVEHSSIIWHENDLKEPLMMLYKSLSDTGMSLIANGLLLDMLRRIACFGIHMLRLDIRQDAERHSDVIAELTRYLGMGDFDHWDENEKQAFLLRELTSKRPLIPTNWQPSANVAEVISTCRLIATQPAKALGSYVISMASKPSDVLTVLLLLKETGCPHPMRVVPLFETLDDLNNAATCMSALFAIDWYRGYTKGHQEIMIGYSDSAKDAGVMAAAWAQYHAQEQLVEISRQADVKLTLFHGRGGTIGRGGGPAHEAILSQPPGSVDGRIRVTEQGEMIRFKFGLPKLAVQSLALYTSAVMEATLLPPPEPKPEWRACIQRLAEESVKAYRSIVREEPDFVAYFRAATPEVELGKLPLGSRPAKRKVDGGIESLRAIPWIFAWSQNRLMLPAWLGAGEALQASIDRGDMSLLQEMEQEWPFFKTRISMLEMVYAKAEPNLAKYYETCLVPENLHHLGEALRERLATGVKAVLELTQSDTLMSHTPWNKESITLRNPYIDPLNFMQAELLARTRKEDASANVELALMLTIAGVAAGMRNTG; via the coding sequence ATGACTGATATGTATGCGTCTTTAAGGTCTAACGTGGGTACCTTAGGACAGATTTTAGGTGAGACCATTCGCACCAATTTAGATGACGCTTTTCTCGATAAAATAGAGCAGATCCGTCAATTAGCTAAAAGCTCCAGACAAGGAGATGAAGCCGCTCGAGATGAGATGCTCAAGCTGCTAACCGCACTCCCAGACGATGAATTAGTTCCCTTTGCGAAGGCATTCAACCAATTCCTTAATTTGGCCAATATCGCCGAGCAATTCCATACCATCAGCCGTAATTGTGATGAACTAGTATGCGTACCCGATCCGGTAGAGCAGTTACTTGGTAGAGTATTGAGCAGCAATATCGATCAAGAGAAGATGCTAGATTGCCTGCAAAATCTCGATATTGATCTGGTATTGACCGCTCATCCTACAGAGATATCACGTCGAACCCTGATCCAGAAATATTCATCGGTTATCGATAGTCTCGCGGCCCTTGAAAACCCACGACTTACCGAACGAGAGAAGAAGCAACAGCATCTGCGTCTCAGGCAGCTCATCGCCCAAATCTGGCATACCAATGAGATACGCCACGAGCGACCAACCCCGGTAGATGAGGCCAGATGGGGACTTAGCACCATAGAAGTCTCTCTCTGGCAAGCTATTCCGGACTTTCTCAGGCAGCTCAATGAGCAAGTAGAAGAGCGTACCGGCAAGCAACTACCCATAGACATTGCACCGGTACGATTCTCCAGTTGGATGGGTGGAGATCGTGATGGTAACCCGTTTGTCACAGCAGTCGTCACACAGGAAGTATTAGACAGAAACCGTCACACTGCGGCACGTTTATATCTCAAAGATATCGTTTTATTGGTCAATGACCTCTCAATGGAAGAGGCTAACAATGAACTATCCGCGTTAACTAACAATAGTCACGAGCCCTATAGAGATGTGCTACGTGAGCTCAGAGTTAAACTGCGTAATACCATAGACTACCTCAATGAGCGCCTCGAAGGACATAATCCTGAAGTGGAGCACAGCTCCATCATCTGGCATGAGAATGATCTCAAAGAGCCTCTGATGATGCTATACAAGAGTCTGTCCGATACGGGCATGAGCCTTATTGCAAATGGCCTTCTATTAGATATGCTACGTCGTATCGCCTGTTTTGGTATACATATGCTCAGACTCGATATCCGCCAGGATGCCGAGCGCCACAGTGACGTTATTGCCGAATTGACCCGCTATCTGGGTATGGGGGACTTCGACCACTGGGATGAAAATGAGAAACAAGCCTTCCTTTTAAGAGAGCTCACCAGTAAACGTCCGTTAATCCCCACGAATTGGCAACCGAGTGCCAATGTCGCCGAAGTCATAAGCACTTGTCGATTGATAGCAACTCAACCTGCAAAAGCTCTCGGTTCCTATGTAATATCTATGGCCAGCAAGCCATCGGATGTACTTACCGTCTTGCTACTACTCAAAGAAACTGGTTGCCCTCATCCAATGCGAGTGGTGCCACTGTTTGAGACTCTGGACGATCTCAATAATGCAGCAACTTGTATGTCAGCACTCTTCGCCATCGATTGGTACCGTGGATATACCAAAGGCCATCAAGAGATAATGATCGGCTATTCAGATTCAGCCAAAGACGCCGGCGTGATGGCTGCGGCATGGGCTCAATACCATGCTCAGGAGCAACTGGTTGAAATAAGCCGGCAAGCCGATGTTAAGCTCACCCTGTTTCATGGACGAGGCGGCACAATTGGACGTGGTGGCGGGCCGGCACATGAAGCGATTCTGTCACAACCTCCCGGATCTGTAGATGGCCGCATCCGCGTCACCGAGCAAGGTGAAATGATCCGCTTCAAGTTTGGCCTACCTAAATTGGCTGTTCAGAGTCTAGCCTTATACACCTCAGCAGTGATGGAAGCGACCTTACTTCCACCACCTGAGCCTAAACCTGAATGGCGCGCCTGCATACAAAGGCTAGCCGAGGAGTCGGTAAAAGCCTATCGTTCAATAGTCAGAGAAGAACCAGATTTTGTAGCATACTTTCGAGCCGCAACTCCCGAAGTAGAGCTAGGAAAATTACCTCTAGGAAGTCGCCCTGCAAAACGTAAGGTTGATGGAGGTATCGAAAGCCTACGAGCGATTCCCTGGATCTTTGCCTGGTCGCAGAACCGCTTGATGCTTCCCGCTTGGCTAGGCGCAGGCGAGGCACTTCAGGCTTCAATCGATAGGGGAGATATGTCCTTATTACAGGAGATGGAGCAAGAGTGGCCCTTCTTTAAGACTCGCATATCAATGCTAGAGATGGTTTACGCTAAGGCCGAGCCAAACTTAGCTAAGTATTACGAAACCTGTCTGGTACCGGAGAATCTTCATCATCTTGGCGAAGCATTACGTGAAAGACTGGCGACTGGGGTTAAAGCCGTATTAGAGCTGACTCAATCCGATACCTTGATGTCCCACACCCCATGGAACAAAGAATCGATTACTTTACGTAATCCCTATATCGATCCACTGAACTTTATGCAGGCGGAGCTGTTAGCGAGGACACGTAAAGAAGATGCCTCTGCTAATGTTGAACTGGCCTTAATGTTAACCATCGCTGGTGTTGCTGCTGGCATGAGAAACACCGGCTGA
- a CDS encoding DUF1439 domain-containing protein yields MKILSFTLSFVLLFLTGCVSQYSITETELEDYLSDEIHFEIKEGNQLFGIGMRINNIDVELGHKTDIMAVSATSVIKVRNPLMPFKAELEATFEAKPWYDATNHSVYLRELKLVEVKSSPKDFDKAIQQFSPQLMRFLTQFLETQPVYVLDTNKSNQALIAEMTKRIQVQPGKLQLIFDE; encoded by the coding sequence ATGAAAATACTAAGCTTTACTCTTAGCTTTGTATTGCTGTTTTTGACTGGCTGCGTCAGTCAATACAGCATCACAGAGACTGAATTAGAAGACTACCTATCGGATGAGATCCATTTTGAAATTAAAGAGGGTAATCAACTCTTTGGAATCGGTATGCGCATCAATAATATCGATGTAGAATTGGGGCATAAAACAGATATTATGGCGGTCTCGGCAACGAGTGTTATCAAGGTTCGTAACCCCTTGATGCCATTCAAAGCTGAATTGGAAGCAACCTTTGAGGCAAAACCTTGGTATGACGCTACAAACCATAGCGTCTATCTAAGAGAACTTAAGCTAGTCGAAGTTAAATCTAGCCCCAAAGATTTCGATAAGGCCATCCAACAGTTTTCTCCCCAACTGATGCGCTTCTTAACTCAGTTTCTGGAAACACAGCCTGTCTATGTGCTGGATACCAATAAGTCTAATCAGGCACTCATAGCAGAGATGACTAAACGCATCCAGGTACAGCCGGGAAAACTTCAGTTAATATTTGACGAATAA
- a CDS encoding CinA family nicotinamide mononucleotide deamidase-related protein — MKLEMICTGEEVLAGQIVDSNAAWFANILMEKGIECQRRVTVGDRLEDLVAVFKERSLEADIIMVNGGLGPTSDDLSTEAMAIAMGVPLIENKEWRTKLEAWFTRNSRVMAESNLKQTLLPETAIMIDNPVGTACGFAVKFNRAWLFFTPGVPFEFKRMVTEQFIPFVEERFVASTSVALKKLLTLGSGESALADRLEAIPLPEGITLGYRSYMPYIEIKLFARGATAITSLPRIETEIKALLGNAVVAENVTTLDKEIHNKLVSSGLSLSVAESCTGGMITSGLVAFPGSSSYLHHGLVTYSNEAKVKVLGVNPQTLDDYGAVSISTVEEMAKGARNILGSDYALATSGIAGPEGGTKDKPVGTVAIALATKYGVHSQMLKLPSRSRALVRTLSTAVAYDMLRRELLGEAVIVDYSSFSRFSK; from the coding sequence ATGAAGCTAGAGATGATATGTACGGGTGAAGAAGTGTTAGCTGGTCAGATAGTTGATAGCAATGCCGCCTGGTTTGCTAACATTCTTATGGAGAAGGGAATTGAATGTCAGCGTCGAGTTACTGTCGGCGATCGCCTAGAAGATCTTGTTGCTGTATTTAAAGAGCGAAGCTTGGAGGCCGATATCATCATGGTGAACGGCGGCTTAGGGCCGACGAGTGATGATCTTTCGACTGAAGCAATGGCTATTGCGATGGGAGTTCCTTTGATCGAAAATAAGGAGTGGCGAACTAAGCTCGAAGCTTGGTTTACTCGTAATAGCCGGGTGATGGCCGAAAGTAATCTAAAACAAACTTTACTTCCAGAAACTGCAATAATGATAGATAACCCTGTCGGTACAGCTTGTGGCTTCGCCGTAAAGTTCAATCGTGCCTGGTTGTTCTTTACTCCTGGGGTGCCATTTGAATTTAAACGCATGGTGACTGAGCAGTTCATCCCCTTCGTTGAGGAGAGGTTTGTGGCTTCGACTTCGGTTGCTTTGAAGAAGCTGTTAACTCTGGGCAGCGGTGAGTCTGCACTCGCAGATAGATTGGAGGCTATTCCTTTACCTGAAGGGATAACCTTAGGTTACCGTTCTTATATGCCTTATATCGAGATCAAGCTATTTGCTCGAGGTGCAACGGCTATCACTTCTTTGCCTAGAATTGAAACTGAGATCAAGGCGTTATTGGGTAATGCGGTTGTGGCAGAAAATGTCACGACACTGGATAAAGAGATCCACAATAAATTAGTAAGCTCGGGACTCAGCCTAAGCGTTGCTGAGTCATGTACCGGTGGCATGATCACCAGTGGCTTGGTTGCATTTCCTGGTAGCTCCTCTTACCTACATCATGGTTTAGTGACTTATAGCAATGAGGCTAAGGTTAAAGTACTCGGGGTCAACCCTCAGACCCTGGATGATTACGGTGCAGTGTCCATTTCAACTGTTGAAGAGATGGCCAAGGGAGCTCGTAATATACTAGGCAGTGATTATGCACTTGCGACCAGTGGTATTGCTGGTCCGGAAGGGGGAACGAAAGATAAACCAGTTGGGACTGTAGCGATAGCATTGGCAACTAAATACGGTGTACATAGCCAGATGCTAAAACTGCCGAGTCGTTCACGAGCATTAGTGAGGACATTGAGTACGGCAGTGGCTTATGACATGCTTAGGCGTGAACTCTTAGGTGAGGCTGTTATCGTGGATTACTCGTCTTTTAGCAGATTTAGTAAATAG
- a CDS encoding IS630 family transposase (programmed frameshift), with product MKNYTAEEILILSRAEKEPRKRIRLLAVALFLEGHSRTDVAERLKVARGSVNAWVAKYLASGPKGLDAKKNKGRDSYLTSSQKQQLSAYIEEQSMSSSGGRLTGDAILKYIQLRFNVDYHPNAIYKLLEQLSFSWITSRSKHPKQSPEAQMAFKKVFQLKTILNIPGSVALERVDIWFQDEARFGQQNSTTRLWARKGTRPRAVRQQQFEYVHFFGAVCPQTGETEAIITPYLSKDIMHQHLSLISQRTKAGRHAVVVMDGAGWHTDVIADEFNNLSIIKLLPYSPELNPIEQVWSWLRQHHLANRSFKGYEDIVDACSIAWNSFISDTKRVVSLCRRDWAIMT from the exons TTGAAAAACTATACCGCTGAAGAGATTTTAATCTTATCTAGAGCAGAAAAAGAGCCGCGTAAACGGATCCGATTACTGGCAGTAGCCTTATTCCTAGAGGGGCATAGCCGAACAGATGTCGCCGAGAGACTAAAAGTAGCCCGTGGCAGTGTTAACGCCTGGGTAGCAAAATATCTTGCGAGCGGCCCCAAAGGATTAGATGCCAAAAAGAATAAGGGCCGTGATAGCTACCTCACCTCAAGCCAAAAGCAGCAACTAAGTGCATATATAGAAGAACAAAGCATGAGTTCCTCTGGAGGCAGACTGACAGGTGACGCTATCCTAAAATATATTCAGCTACGCTTTAATGTCGACTACCACCCGAATGCGATTTACAAACTACTGGAACAGTTAAGTTTTAGCTGGATAACTAGTCGTTCTAAGCATCCAAAGCAATCACCTGAAGCCCAAATGGCTTTTAAAAAAGT GTTCCAACTGAAAACGATCCTTAACATCCCTGGTAGTGTGGCGCTTGAACGGGTAGATATTTGGTTTCAGGATGAGGCTCGATTTGGTCAACAAAATAGTACGACACGCTTGTGGGCGAGAAAAGGGACGCGTCCAAGAGCTGTGCGTCAGCAGCAATTTGAATATGTCCATTTCTTTGGTGCTGTTTGCCCACAAACAGGAGAGACTGAAGCGATAATTACGCCATACCTAAGTAAGGACATTATGCATCAACATCTATCACTGATATCCCAAAGAACAAAGGCTGGTCGACATGCTGTTGTTGTGATGGATGGTGCAGGTTGGCATACCGATGTTATAGCGGATGAATTTAATAATCTAAGTATCATCAAGTTACTTCCGTACTCACCAGAGCTAAACCCAATAGAACAAGTATGGAGTTGGTTACGACAACATCACCTTGCTAATCGCAGTTTCAAAGGTTACGAGGATATAGTGGATGCCTGTTCGATTGCTTGGAACAGTTTCATTAGTGATACAAAAAGAGTGGTGTCACTATGCCGAAGGGACTGGGCAATAATGACTTAA
- a CDS encoding RNA recognition motif domain-containing protein, with product MQKPFLIVLIIAILGAVAIHFVAPELNAAVAFFTGAIIASVIFSLKGQSTEAGDNAASVEQYTGPTMTLYVGNLPYRVHEGEVKELFGKYGPVNSVRLVRDRKTGRRKGFGFIEMSEAGAQKAMSKLNEFDFQERTLKVREAKSQDSDKSERNENA from the coding sequence ATGCAAAAGCCATTTCTTATTGTTTTGATTATCGCCATCCTTGGCGCAGTAGCGATTCATTTTGTCGCTCCCGAGTTAAACGCTGCAGTCGCTTTCTTTACTGGTGCCATTATTGCTAGCGTTATCTTTTCCCTAAAAGGCCAATCAACAGAAGCCGGTGATAATGCCGCAAGTGTTGAACAATACACAGGTCCAACAATGACTCTTTATGTAGGTAATCTTCCTTACCGTGTACATGAAGGAGAAGTAAAAGAGTTATTTGGTAAATACGGCCCTGTAAATTCAGTCAGATTAGTACGTGATCGCAAGACCGGACGCCGTAAAGGTTTCGGTTTCATCGAGATGTCGGAAGCTGGTGCGCAGAAAGCCATGTCTAAGTTAAATGAATTTGACTTTCAAGAGCGAACCTTGAAGGTCCGAGAAGCAAAGTCTCAAGATTCAGATAAGAGCGAACGTAACGAAAACGCCTAA
- the murI gene encoding glutamate racemase — protein sequence MSKPILVFDSGIGGLTILDEIRQALPNENYLYLFDNARLPYGELGEQELISGCLSLITGFVQEESVSMVIIACNTASTLILPSLRAVLNIPVVGVVPAIKPAALLSRNKHIGLLATPGTIKRAYTHELIDQFASGCTVELYASSELVMLAEQKAAGNPITQHQLAQILRPIHQSELDTLVLGCTHFPILKREMQEYLGDKVLLLDSGKAVAARVLTLKLRIQQELLQGVLSKQDDEYRDVNREELEQESKNTLYGTELAYYTSERIGQGLKKTLAKFGFSKTFRVSHS from the coding sequence TTGTCTAAACCTATACTCGTTTTCGACTCAGGAATTGGTGGTTTAACTATTCTTGATGAGATCAGACAAGCCCTGCCTAATGAGAATTATCTTTATTTGTTCGATAATGCTCGCTTACCTTACGGTGAACTAGGAGAACAGGAGCTAATCTCTGGCTGCTTATCTCTCATTACAGGTTTCGTGCAAGAAGAGTCCGTTTCTATGGTGATCATAGCCTGTAATACAGCTAGCACGCTTATATTACCATCACTTCGGGCTGTGTTAAATATTCCGGTCGTCGGGGTTGTACCGGCAATTAAGCCTGCGGCTCTTTTATCCCGAAACAAACACATAGGCCTGCTTGCTACTCCAGGTACGATAAAGCGTGCTTATACCCATGAGTTAATAGATCAATTTGCCAGTGGGTGCACGGTCGAACTTTATGCTTCATCAGAACTTGTAATGCTAGCGGAACAAAAAGCCGCAGGAAATCCGATTACTCAGCATCAGTTGGCACAAATATTAAGACCTATTCATCAAAGTGAACTCGATACTTTAGTTCTGGGTTGTACCCACTTCCCCATACTGAAACGGGAGATGCAAGAATACCTAGGGGATAAGGTATTACTGCTAGATTCTGGAAAGGCCGTTGCGGCACGAGTATTAACCTTGAAGCTAAGGATTCAGCAGGAACTGTTGCAGGGCGTACTGAGTAAGCAAGATGATGAATACAGAGATGTGAACAGGGAAGAGTTAGAACAAGAAAGTAAAAATACGCTTTATGGGACTGAGCTAGCCTACTATACCTCTGAGAGAATTGGGCAAGGTCTGAAAAAGACATTAGCCAAGTTTGGTTTTTCTAAAACCTTTAGAGTGAGTCACTCATAA
- the trmA gene encoding tRNA (uridine(54)-C5)-methyltransferase TrmA has protein sequence MNLAAMDPKTYDAQLEGKRIKLEHIFTDFDTPRLEIFGSETAHYRMRCEFRIWHDGDDMYYYMFDKALDSKVRCDQFLPASKLINEMMPALIEELKPNTTLRHRLFQIDFLSTLSGEILVSLLYHKQLDQQWEAEAKALKNKLASRFKVNLIGRARKQKLIFDKDFVVETLSVNGNLLHYHQIENSFTQPNGKVSVKMLEWAIDVTKNSTGDLLELYCGNGNFSIALAQNFDRVLATELAKPSVQSAQYNIEINNIDNLQIIRMSAEDFTDAMAKKRSFRRLEGIDLDSYNCNTIFVDPPRAGLDSNTVKLVQGYERIVYISCNPNTLTENLAELTKTHNVTRFALFDQFPYTDHMESGVFLERK, from the coding sequence ATGAATTTAGCAGCAATGGATCCTAAGACCTATGATGCGCAACTCGAAGGTAAGCGAATCAAGCTGGAACATATATTTACTGACTTTGATACACCGAGGTTAGAAATCTTCGGCTCAGAAACGGCTCATTATCGTATGCGCTGTGAATTTAGAATCTGGCATGACGGTGATGACATGTATTACTACATGTTCGATAAAGCCCTAGACAGCAAGGTTCGTTGCGACCAATTTCTTCCAGCCAGCAAACTGATTAACGAGATGATGCCGGCCCTAATCGAAGAGTTAAAGCCTAACACCACACTAAGACATAGATTATTTCAAATCGATTTTCTCTCAACCCTGAGTGGCGAGATCTTAGTTTCCTTACTTTACCATAAGCAACTGGATCAGCAGTGGGAAGCAGAGGCTAAGGCTCTTAAGAACAAACTGGCCTCTAGGTTCAAAGTCAACTTGATCGGTAGAGCCCGTAAACAGAAACTCATTTTCGATAAAGATTTCGTTGTTGAAACCCTAAGCGTTAACGGTAATCTGCTTCACTATCATCAAATCGAAAACAGTTTCACTCAGCCCAATGGCAAGGTTTCGGTAAAAATGCTCGAATGGGCTATAGATGTCACCAAAAACAGCACTGGTGACCTATTAGAGCTTTATTGTGGTAACGGCAATTTTTCTATCGCTTTAGCGCAAAACTTCGATCGTGTACTAGCGACTGAATTGGCTAAACCTTCGGTTCAGTCGGCTCAATACAATATCGAAATCAACAATATCGATAATTTGCAGATAATACGAATGTCTGCAGAAGACTTCACCGACGCGATGGCTAAAAAGAGAAGCTTTAGACGTCTGGAAGGAATAGATCTAGACAGTTATAATTGTAATACCATCTTTGTAGACCCACCACGAGCTGGCTTAGATTCAAATACGGTCAAGCTAGTTCAAGGCTATGAGCGCATAGTTTACATTTCTTGCAACCCTAACACCTTGACTGAAAACTTAGCCGAGCTGACTAAGACACATAATGTCACTCGATTTGCCCTGTTCGATCAGTTTCCATATACAGACCATATGGAGTCAGGTGTCTTCTTAGAAAGAAAGTAA
- the fabR gene encoding HTH-type transcriptional repressor FabR, whose translation MGVRAQQKEKTRRALVDAAFNQLNAERSFSSLSLREVAREAKIAPTSFYRHFKDMNELGLTMVDEGGLTLRQMMRKGRQRAEAGGSVIRISVDTFMEVLESNPNVFRILLHERSGTSAPFRAAVAREIEHFISELTHYTEATANRSPELARAQAEALVTLVFNAGAAALDMKRVDRKVLADRLVIQLRMVAKGSEALQNKLDRR comes from the coding sequence ATGGGCGTAAGAGCACAGCAGAAAGAGAAGACGCGAAGGGCGCTTGTCGATGCCGCATTTAATCAACTCAATGCCGAGCGTAGTTTTTCGAGTCTAAGTTTACGGGAAGTTGCTCGCGAAGCAAAGATAGCACCAACCTCTTTCTATCGACATTTTAAAGATATGAATGAGCTAGGCCTGACCATGGTTGATGAAGGCGGCCTAACGCTCAGACAGATGATGCGTAAGGGACGGCAGAGAGCCGAAGCTGGCGGTAGTGTTATTCGTATCTCAGTCGATACATTTATGGAAGTGCTTGAGTCTAATCCGAATGTGTTTAGAATTTTATTGCATGAGCGTTCTGGCACATCGGCTCCTTTTAGGGCTGCTGTAGCCCGTGAAATAGAGCATTTTATTTCAGAGTTGACTCATTATACTGAAGCTACGGCAAATAGAAGCCCTGAACTTGCCAGAGCTCAAGCCGAAGCCTTAGTCACCTTAGTCTTTAATGCCGGAGCGGCAGCACTGGATATGAAGCGAGTCGATAGAAAAGTACTTGCTGATAGATTAGTTATTCAGTTACGTATGGTGGCCAAGGGGTCTGAAGCCTTACAAAATAAGCTAGATAGAAGATAG
- a CDS encoding fatty acid desaturase has translation MNKPPLIWTNVAFFLITFLGAAILVPWYGMTQGYGLTEWLAFIGFAFASGLSITAGYHRLWSHKTYKAKAPVRFLFALGGALALQNSALHWSSDHRVHHKHVDNNDKDPYSAKMGFWYSHIGWMLREYQSQRYHDYKNVRDLQNDKIVMWQHKYYLALVILMNVGLPAFLGWLNGDILAMLLMAGLLRLVVVQHCTFFINSLAHVWGSQPYTDKNTARDNGFIALLTYGEGYHNFHHIFENDYRNGIHWWHYDPTKWLINSLNWCGLARDLRVTPQERIETAKLKMQLQRTQDRVSTLSNCDEVLEKLQAEYEILKSHLADYYQAKKELLEAKRKQLANKQLVQQVDEMKQRFILQHKNWKLLTATYA, from the coding sequence ATGAACAAACCCCCATTAATTTGGACCAATGTAGCCTTCTTTTTAATCACCTTCCTAGGGGCAGCGATACTCGTTCCTTGGTACGGCATGACACAGGGCTATGGCCTAACGGAATGGCTTGCTTTCATAGGCTTCGCTTTTGCTAGTGGCTTGTCGATCACTGCCGGTTATCACCGCCTTTGGTCACACAAGACCTATAAAGCTAAGGCTCCTGTACGCTTCCTTTTTGCTCTTGGCGGGGCACTAGCGCTACAAAATAGCGCTCTTCACTGGTCTTCGGACCACAGAGTCCATCATAAGCATGTCGATAATAATGATAAAGACCCTTACTCAGCTAAGATGGGATTTTGGTACAGCCACATAGGTTGGATGCTGAGAGAATATCAGTCTCAGCGTTATCACGATTACAAGAATGTTCGAGATCTTCAAAATGACAAGATAGTCATGTGGCAGCACAAATACTATCTAGCTTTGGTTATTTTGATGAATGTAGGATTACCCGCATTTTTAGGTTGGCTCAATGGGGACATTCTGGCAATGCTACTCATGGCTGGTCTGTTAAGGCTAGTTGTTGTGCAACATTGCACCTTCTTTATCAACTCATTGGCTCACGTATGGGGAAGCCAGCCATATACAGATAAGAATACCGCGCGAGATAATGGCTTTATAGCTCTACTTACCTATGGAGAAGGCTATCATAACTTCCATCATATCTTCGAAAATGACTATCGTAACGGTATACATTGGTGGCACTACGATCCAACCAAGTGGCTAATTAACTCCCTCAATTGGTGTGGACTAGCAAGAGATCTACGTGTCACTCCTCAAGAGAGAATTGAGACTGCCAAACTCAAGATGCAACTGCAACGTACCCAAGATCGTGTCTCGACTCTCAGTAACTGCGATGAAGTGTTAGAAAAGCTGCAGGCAGAGTATGAGATATTAAAATCTCACCTGGCTGATTATTACCAGGCAAAGAAAGAGCTGCTCGAAGCAAAACGCAAACAGTTAGCCAACAAGCAATTAGTACAGCAAGTCGACGAGATGAAACAACGTTTCATCCTACAGCATAAGAACTGGAAGCTACTCACTGCGACTTACGCTTAG
- the selD gene encoding selenide, water dikinase SelD — MSESKIKLTEYSHGAGCGCKISPKVLGTILASQLPVFEDPKLLVGNQTRDDAAVYKLNEETGIISTTDFFMPIVDDPFTFGRIAATNAISDIYAMGGTPMMAIAILGWPVNTLPAEVAQQVVDGGRQACEDAGIMLAGGHSIDSPEPIFGLAVTGQIPLGELKKNNTAQPGDKLYLTKPLGIGILTTAQKQKKIAPEDINIAADAMCELNLLGPAIAKISGVNAMTDVTGFGLAGHLIEMCQGAKLNSRIQVSTLPLLTKAKAYLEMGCIPGGTHRNYDSYSEHLPSLTDEQKGIICDPQTSGGLLISVAPEAEQELIRLLVNNKIPTECIGTMTNASQATLVELI; from the coding sequence ATGTCAGAATCTAAAATCAAGCTTACCGAATACAGCCATGGCGCTGGATGTGGATGTAAAATATCACCAAAAGTCCTAGGTACTATATTAGCTTCTCAGCTTCCGGTATTCGAAGACCCCAAGCTATTAGTGGGCAATCAAACCCGAGATGATGCAGCCGTTTACAAACTCAACGAAGAAACCGGCATCATCAGCACCACAGACTTCTTTATGCCCATCGTCGATGACCCTTTCACCTTCGGTAGAATCGCTGCAACTAATGCTATCAGCGATATCTATGCCATGGGCGGCACACCTATGATGGCCATTGCAATTTTGGGCTGGCCAGTTAATACCTTACCAGCAGAAGTGGCTCAGCAAGTTGTCGATGGCGGGCGTCAAGCCTGTGAAGATGCCGGGATCATGTTGGCCGGTGGCCACAGTATCGATTCCCCAGAGCCCATATTTGGGCTCGCTGTAACTGGGCAAATCCCACTTGGCGAGCTTAAGAAAAATAATACAGCTCAACCTGGCGATAAGCTCTATCTGACTAAACCTTTAGGTATAGGCATCTTAACTACAGCACAGAAGCAGAAAAAAATTGCGCCTGAAGATATCAATATTGCCGCCGATGCCATGTGCGAACTAAATTTATTAGGCCCTGCAATCGCAAAAATTTCCGGGGTTAATGCCATGACAGATGTTACTGGGTTCGGGCTTGCCGGGCATCTTATCGAGATGTGCCAGGGTGCTAAACTCAATTCACGGATCCAAGTTTCGACGCTACCACTATTAACTAAGGCTAAGGCTTATCTTGAGATGGGCTGTATACCGGGTGGCACACACAGAAACTACGATAGCTACAGCGAACATTTGCCTAGCCTCACAGATGAGCAGAAAGGCATTATATGTGACCCACAAACCAGCGGCGGTTTACTCATATCTGTAGCGCCCGAAGCCGAGCAAGAATTAATTCGCTTGCTAGTCAATAACAAGATTCCAACAGAGTGTATTGGTACCATGACCAATGCGTCACAAGCAACACTAGTGGAACTCATCTAA